The Bacteroidota bacterium genome includes a window with the following:
- a CDS encoding fatty acid desaturase: MKEDSHKNDWSNWTKIISRYNKPSNAKSWFQIANSYIPYIGLWIAMIYSIKISYWLTLALSILAAGFLVRIFIIFHDCGHGSFFKSPLLSRVMSIISGMLVFTPHHKWHHEHHLHHQTVGNLDKRGTGDVKTIT; this comes from the coding sequence ATGAAAGAGGATTCCCATAAAAACGACTGGTCCAATTGGACTAAGATAATTAGCAGATATAATAAACCCAGCAATGCAAAAAGCTGGTTTCAAATAGCCAATTCATATATTCCATACATTGGATTATGGATTGCCATGATTTACAGCATCAAGATTTCATATTGGCTTACTTTAGCATTATCAATTCTTGCAGCTGGGTTTTTGGTGCGGATTTTTATCATTTTCCACGATTGCGGGCATGGGTCATTTTTTAAATCACCTCTTTTAAGTAGGGTCATGAGTATTATTTCCGGAATGCTGGTTTTCACCCCTCATCATAAATGGCATCACGAACATCATTTGCATCATCAAACTGTGGGCAATTTGGATAAACGTGGTACCGGCGATGTCAAAACTATTACG